One Phragmites australis chromosome 23, lpPhrAust1.1, whole genome shotgun sequence DNA window includes the following coding sequences:
- the LOC133905725 gene encoding uncharacterized protein LOC133905725 produces the protein MGVSPDLSARGGNKKNMGAGASPAVNQEVRRSTMGSKRSRKRNLAEGFGRTDVTERRDWPNLMPELVEDIAGRLLSLDVAEYLRFRAACKRWRQGTVGAGDGLDRRFRPRDWIVLSHCAAGTTRRRLLNLATAARADVDLPALSTHHHLGSADGLLVLCDRATEAVRLLNPLTGALTDFPAITAWVSLAPRPTSTFPLPSWCSDIVDPSAIDGASIDDSTSPPTLFLCLRGRVRWIVFARPGDQHWLSVGPYDFNGQVMYKSLLSLRGSTYIASKEGYIWEVDLHQPVPWLDYVVDKTMVGYSTLVASYLVPSEDARDGMLVVRYICNVNAHPDLLLGRPGPGPEVFTAQGVPRCVEVLEVDLAAGRLVPVKSLGRRAVFVGQTQCLSVSTETFPSLASNAVYLSCHLQEASGFSIYYLDPGSSGRRTEPVQEFVFSHHLEVSPLHRPCRLEDYLVCYVDRIRMLYD, from the exons ATGGGCGTCTCCCCAGATCTGAGCGCTCGAGGAGGAAACAAGAAGAACATGGGGGCTGGAGCCTCGCCGGCAGTCAACCAGGAAGTCCGGCGGTCCACCATGGGATCCAAGCGCTCGAGGAAGCGCAACCTCGCGGAAGGATTCGGGCGTACGGATGTGACCGAAAG GCGGGACTGGCCCAACCTGATGCCCGAACTCGTGGAGGACATTGCCGGCCGGCTGCTCTCCTTGGACGTCGCCGAGTACCTCCGCTTCCGCGCCGCGTGCAAGCGCTGGCGCCAGGGCACGGTCGGCGCGGGGGACGGCCTGGACCGCCGCTTCCGCCCCCGCGACTGGATCGTGCTCTCTCACTGCGCCGCCGGTACCACGCGCCGTCGTCTCCTGAacctcgccaccgccgcccggGCCGACGTGGACCTCCCGGCGCTCTCCACGCACCACCACCTGGGCTCCGCCGACGGTCTCCTCGTCCTCTGCGACAGGGCCACGGAGGCTGTGCGCCTCCTCAACCCGCTCACGGGGGCCCTCACCGACTTCCCCGCCATCACGGCGTGGGTGTCCCTCGCACCCCGCCCTACATCTACGTTCCCTCTTCCGTCGTGGTGCTCCGACATCGTGGATCCTTCCGCGATTGACGGTGCCAGCATAGACGACTCGACCTCCCCGCCGACCCTGTTCCTCTGCCTGCGAGGGCGGGTGAGGTGGATCGTGTTCGCCAGGCCCGGCGACCAGCACTGGCTGTCTGTCGGCCCCTACGACTTCAACGGCCAAGTCATGTACAAGTCGCTGCTGTCGCTGCGGGGCAGCACCTACATCGCGTCGAAGGAGGGGTACATCTGGGAGGTGGATCTGCACCAGCCCGTGCCTTGGCTGGACTACGTCGTCGACAAGACGATGGTGGGCTACAGCACACTCGTGGCCTCCTACCTGGTGCCGTCCGAGGATGCCCGCGACGGGATGCTCGTGGTGCGGTACATCTGCAACGTCAACGCCCACCCCGACCTTTTGTTGGGACGGCCCGGGCCCGGGCCCGAGGTGTTCACGGCACAAGGCGTTCCCAGGTGCGTCGAGGTGCTGGAGGTGGACCTGGCGGCGGGGAGGCTCGTTCCGGTTAAGAGCCTCGGCCGCCGTGCGGTGTTCGTGGGCCAAACGCAGTGTCTCTCGGTCTCCACGGAGACGTTCCCCTCGCTCGCTTCCAATGCGGTGTACCTAAGTTGTCATCTACAGGAGGCATCTGGTTTCAGTATCTATTACCTGGACCCCGGGAGCAGTGGACGGAGGACTGAGCCGGTGCAGGAGTTCGTCTTCAGCCACCATCTCGAGGTATCACCGTTGCACCGCCCCTGCAGGCTCGAAGACTATCTAGTCTGCTATGTTGACCGGATCCGCATGCTGTACGACTGA